CCGGGCGTTTTGTGCTGGCCACAGTGTCCGAATGGGTGGATCAGGGTTTTGACTGGACAAGGCCTGGGTTGAGGGTGGCCACCAAGTTCCCCAGGATCGCCTCGCTGTTCCTGGAGAGCCAGGGGGCCAGTCACCACATCATCAAGGTACACGGAGCGGCGGAGCTGGCACCCCGGGTGGGTTTAGCGGAAATGGTATTCGACATAACGGCCACAGGGAAGACCCTGGCGGAAAACGGCCTCAGGGTGGTGGCCAACGCCGGCACCACAACTGCCAGGCTGGTGGCGAACCCTGCCAGCTACAAGGTGAAGGCCCGCGAGCTGGGGGACGTCATCGCGAGGGTAAAGGGGTTTATCCAGAGCGAGGGTCACACGCTGGCCGGGCTTTGATGAAGGCCATCGGGGAGAGGCGGTGAACCTGTTGCGCGAAGTGGAGCACAAGAGGACCACACGGGAGACGTCCATTCATCTCCGGATCAACCTGGACGGTAATGGCGAGTCCCGTGTTGAGGTTGGAGGCTTTCTCGGTCACATGCTGGATACCCTCTCAAGGCATGGCATGTTTGACCTCGAGCTCAAGGCCGAGGTGTTCCTTGACCCTGACGGGCACCACACAGCAGAGGACCTTGGGATCGTACTGGGAGAGGCCATAAGGAGGTCTGTGGGCCAGGGCCAAGGCCTGTCCAGGTTCGGCCACTCGGTGGTGCCCATGGACGATGCCCTGGTGGAGGTGGCCCTGGACCTGTCGGGAAGGTCCTACTGCAACTACGACCTGGGGCCTGTGGGGGACCTGGGGGTCAATGCGTTCTTACGCGAGTTCTTCCTGGGTTTTTCCCGCAGGGCCGAGGCCACCATCCACCTGAGGAGGCTGGCGGGTCACGATGCACACCACGTGGGCGAGGCTGCCTTCAAGGCCTTTGGGCGGGCTCTCTCCCAGGCTGTCTCACCCGATCCCAGGCTCAGCGGGAGGGCGCTGTCAACCAAGGGCGTGCTGTCGTGAACATGCTGGTGCTGCCGGCCATTGACATTATGGGAGGCCAGTGCGTCCGGCTCCTGAAGGGCAGGCCGGAGGAGAGCAGGGTCTACCACCAAGATCCCCTGGACGCCGCCCTCCGGTGGGAGCAAGAAGGGGCCGGAGCCCTCCACCTGGTGGACCTGGATCGTGCCCTGGGAGGGAAGCCAAATTCCGATGCTGTCAGGCGCATCGTCGACTCCGTGACGGTCCCCGTGCAGTTGGGGGGGGGCTTGAGGAGCAGGGAGGCGGTAAAGGAGGCGTTTGGGTCCGGGGTGTGGAGGGTCGTCATGGGCACCGCCGCGCTGAGGTCCAGGGACCTTCTTTGCTGGTGCCTGGACCGGTTCGGGGACAGGGTGGTAGTCGCCCTTGATCACAGGGAGGACCGGGTGGTGGTTTCCGGCTGGACCCAGGAGCACGGCCTCTCATTGAAGGAGGCTACTGAAACCCTGCTGGAGCAGGGGGTCAGGGAGGTACTGGCCACCGCGGTAGAACGGGATGGCACCATGGAGGGTCCGGATCTTGCAGGCTTGGCCATCCTGGTACGCTCCGGGTTGAGGGTGATAGCATCGGGCGGTGTCACCAGGCTTGAAGACCTGCGGGACCTCGCGGGGCTGCCTAACCTGACCGGGGTTGTCATTGGAAGGGCTCTCTATGAAGGCGTTTTATCCCTGGGGGAGGTCCTTAGGGTATCCCGTGGTGAGGGGAGGCTTGATTGTGAGCGAGGTTGAACAGGGGACACTTACCCCCGTGGTGGTACAGCACGCTATCACGGGACAGGTGCTCATGCTGGCCTATACCAACGCTGAGCTCCTGGAGAGAACCGCCAGGGAAGGGCGTGTCTGGTTCTGGAGCAGGTCCAGGGGGGGGCCCTGGCTGAAGGGCGCTACCAGCGGGAACTACCTGAACGTACAGTCCATCACAATGGACTGTGACCAGGACGCGGTACTGGTGGAGGTGACCCCTGAGGGGCCCGCATGCCATACAGGCAAGACCAGCTGCTTTCACAGGCCGGTTATGGGTAGTGCATCCCCCGGCATCCTCCTGAAGCTGGGCGGGGTAATCGAGAGCCGGGTGATGAAGAAGCCCGAGGGGTCCTACACGGCAGCCCTGGCTGGGAAGGGACCGGAGGC
This genomic stretch from Bacillota bacterium harbors:
- the hisG gene encoding ATP phosphoribosyltransferase, translating into MDLVTYALPKGRLMNGTLRLLRSAGVPCPQEDGRRLLLEIPEKGLRFLFSRPSDVPVYVQYGAADLGICGKDTLIEMGPKVYEVLDLGFGAGRFVLATVSEWVDQGFDWTRPGLRVATKFPRIASLFLESQGASHHIIKVHGAAELAPRVGLAEMVFDITATGKTLAENGLRVVANAGTTTARLVANPASYKVKARELGDVIARVKGFIQSEGHTLAGL
- the hisB gene encoding imidazoleglycerol-phosphate dehydratase HisB, encoding MEHKRTTRETSIHLRINLDGNGESRVEVGGFLGHMLDTLSRHGMFDLELKAEVFLDPDGHHTAEDLGIVLGEAIRRSVGQGQGLSRFGHSVVPMDDALVEVALDLSGRSYCNYDLGPVGDLGVNAFLREFFLGFSRRAEATIHLRRLAGHDAHHVGEAAFKAFGRALSQAVSPDPRLSGRALSTKGVLS
- the hisA gene encoding 1-(5-phosphoribosyl)-5-[(5-phosphoribosylamino)methylideneamino]imidazole-4-carboxamide isomerase codes for the protein MLVLPAIDIMGGQCVRLLKGRPEESRVYHQDPLDAALRWEQEGAGALHLVDLDRALGGKPNSDAVRRIVDSVTVPVQLGGGLRSREAVKEAFGSGVWRVVMGTAALRSRDLLCWCLDRFGDRVVVALDHREDRVVVSGWTQEHGLSLKEATETLLEQGVREVLATAVERDGTMEGPDLAGLAILVRSGLRVIASGGVTRLEDLRDLAGLPNLTGVVIGRALYEGVLSLGEVLRVSRGEGRLDCERG
- the hisIE gene encoding bifunctional phosphoribosyl-AMP cyclohydrolase/phosphoribosyl-ATP diphosphatase HisIE, whose translation is MSEVEQGTLTPVVVQHAITGQVLMLAYTNAELLERTAREGRVWFWSRSRGGPWLKGATSGNYLNVQSITMDCDQDAVLVEVTPEGPACHTGKTSCFHRPVMGSASPGILLKLGGVIESRVMKKPEGSYTAALAGKGPEAILRKVSEEAFEVVLAAKEEGAPGLVWEVADLWYHCMVLLSVLGYKAEDVLEELARRAKRDEQG